The sequence GTTTTTCGTTTGATTCTTCGTTTGGTTTTTCGTTCGGTTCTTCGTTCGGTTCTTCGTTCGGTTCTTCGTTTGGTTTTTCGTTTAGATCCGCCTCCGAGTCTTTCGTTTTTGCCTTAATGTCCAAAGGAATCATTTTTTTGCATGAGCAATAAAAAAGGCTTGTTCAAATATGTgaccatataaaaaaaaaaaaaataaatatataaataatacatacatatatatatatatatatgtgttatattttattttttcatttttttattttgtgtgaataattttttaattctaataatttatataatattatgacaAGTGAGAAGGGtatcttttattatacatataatataaaatacgtaaatattattattgtgaacctattaaaaaagaattaacattttatgtttgtatataaaaaaaaaggaataaatatgaacataaacatgaacataaacataaacataaacataaacataaacataaatatcaatatatttataatatgtcaAGTTTTCATATTTCCTTTGttccttttatatatatatatatatattaaactcatgtgtaaaataatattataattaataagtatttttcatttttttttttttttcttttcttttttcgatattataaaaatttaatataattatattttaaaaaatggaaattttttttttttttaaagtttAGCCACTTTTCATGTGatcacacaaaaaaaaaaaaaaaaaaaaaaaggaaatataaaacaaaataaaacaaaacaaaataatgaaaatgaagaaataaaaaaaaaattaaaagataaacattacatatgaatatatatatatatatatatatatatatatatatatatatatatttatatttatatttatatttatatatatacattcaataaaaaaaataccaaaaaaaaaaaaaattaaaataataatgagtaattaaaattaatatgatatattacatattttacGAATGAACAAAGGTTACactaaaaaagaaaaagaaaagaaaaaaaaaaaaaaatacatatgtacatatacatatatatatatatatatatattgtaatatctTTTTATAGCTACCCGAACTACctatttacataaaaaaaataaataaaatattaaaagaataaaatgtTAGGAATAGTTAATTTTTTAgtagacaaaaaaaatatttaatatatatatatatatatatatatatattttttttttttttctataaaaaCTCTGCCTCAACTAAAATTTTTTGTTCTGATTGTCGTAAAAGAAATGCTATATTTTCGGCTCtttcataatttttgaaGTATAGATTATCTACTTTacctttaatttttaatgagTTATATATAGAGTATGCTCTTTTATAATCACatgttgttatatatttcattaatgTTTCTATAAATTCTtgtttatcataattatcatcatagATAACCAGTTTAGCATAATGTATATCTTCAAAAGTTGGATCCTCATCTTCATATACATCTATATTTTCATCACAAAACCCATAAGAATCTAAATCATTATTAGGAATATCTATATCATTAAAATCAACAttgtcatcatcatcatcatcatcatcatcatcatcatcattatcgtcattatcatcatttccAACATTTATGCCATCATCcttcaatatattttcatcattatttttcttgTATTCATTTTCGCTACTTATATTCCATTTTATTAGACAATTTATTGATTTTATGATAACTTTCTTTTTACTCTTTGTTTTATCGTCTTCTTGAgattttgtaataatattcgACGAGGACTCACTCCCtccattattatcatcactattTTGTTTATCATCACTATTTTGTTTATCATCACTATTTTGTTTATCATCACTATTTTGTTTATCATCACTATTTTGTTTATCATCACTATTTTGTTTATCATCACTATTTCGTTTATCATCACTACTTTGTTTATCATCACTATTTGGTTTATCATCACCATTTGGTTTATCATCACCATTTGGTTTATCATCACCATTTGGTTTATCATCACCATTTGGTTTATCATCACCATTTGGTTTATCATCACCATTTGGTTTATCATCACCATTTGGTTTATCATCACCATTTGGTTTATCATCACCATTTGGTTTATCATCACCATTTGGTTTATCATCACCTTTTTGTCCATCTTCTTTTGTTTCATCAAAATTTCTTCTAAAGGGTATCTTTCCTTTGCCATGTCGTTCCTCAAACCTCTCATTAAATTCTAACTCTttcctttttgtttttgaCATGTATCTGATTTTGGCTAGCTCAACATCCTTCTTAGCAAAATGTACAACTggtaattgttttttttcatttagaACCcagtttttaaataaaacatcTAGATCCTTTTTATAAGAAAATGTTCTGTATTCTGCATCTACATAGGTTtctaattcatatatatctaaatttggattataatgatcataaaatattttataaaaataatcacgCATAGCATaaacttttttatataacaaattatctttatcatttttaatatcatcGATTCTGTTTAAGTCgattttattatcttcagtTAAGACGTTCATTTCTCGAAATTCTGCCTGCATTTTTTCACAAATTTTGGTTAAGATTTCGTATTTTAATTCTGGGTTCTTTCTTATTGCAGATAGCCAATTTGGTTCATTTGGATTAttacaataatgatgattataattaatattattattgtcaccATTATTGTTTTTGTCATCATTATTGCTTTTGTCATCATTATAGCTTTTgtcactattattatttttgtcactattattatttttgtcactattattatttttgtcatcattattattaatgtttACATTTTGGTTtggatttattttatgatccCCTTGATGATAATTTATTCGTTGCTGCACAGAGGTTTGTTCATTCGAAATCTTTTGTTCCCTATCCTTTCCATAAACAACagtcattatatatttcatttgattatttttatcatattgttGAGCATATTCATAGAAAGGTTGGAACTTTTCTTTGTCatagaaaatattaagatttttttttctttcgcTATGTAAAAAGTCATCAATGGATACTTCTTTATATGTATgatcaaaattatttatataagaatttgtatttatatcatatttatatagattaaaaatattattggaatatatataattatgttttaaaatatagTTTGGTATATATttcgttttttttataattttgtcAAATAATTCATGTCTTTGGAAATacatcattttatttttttcttcatcatgaccaataatatcaatattataatttaaagaaaataatttataagaaATTTTCCTCATACGATCATATAAAGaatttaagaaataaaaatatttatgtacatttttatttatccatatattattaatatatttaactaaaaaaaagtcgtccatatatttttctctttctacattagtaataatatttaaaaaatatttatatatattataacctATCTCATCTTGATTTTGTAacgatattttttttagttgTAATAactctttatatatatcatcatttatattatctttatttatattagtgATGTTAActtttttgaaataaaaataaatattatttatatcaacaAAGGTGTTGTCTTTACCTTTTTCTTGTTcttcattattgttattattatcattattattgttattattatcattattattgttattattatcattatcattattattattattattattatcattattattattatcatcattatctatgttaataatatcttcatttgtataattattcttttcattataatacttattaaaattagaaaattttataaaatttctgcaagtttttttttcacgGTCATATAAATGATTAATATCTCTACTATTATGTGTTCCTTTTTGTGTTCCTTTTTGTGTTCCTTTTTGTGTttctgtttttatatttccattTTCTTTTGCTtgtacatttttatcatcataatatatatgatttttatctatatatatattattcacatctttatataatattttatttatagcatcattatttttatttcttatactttgtattaataaatatagtttgttttgtgataataaatttaagaTATCTTCACTCGGAAGACATGTATATTCACCCTGAAGATTAAAATAATCTCTTTGTCTAGGATGATATAACACAGGAGTTGGATATATGCTagatttttttcttttccttggCCTTTTCCTATGTTGTAATTTTGTTGATTTTAATTGTACTCTTCCggacataaatattttattagtaAACgtctttaattttatttttatattataatttatatatctcttaatatttattgcccatataattaaaaagaataagattattcttttcatttttttctataatacaccagaaaaaaaaattaaaaaaaaaaaaaaaaaatgagtcAAATAAaactaaagaaaaaatatacttcacacatttaatatataattggaTCAGgcaatctttttttttttttttttttttttgctccTATAATTTCacttataatttttcataattctATAATAAGaactatattttatatcactATTTAATAAGgcgaaaaataaaataatataatataaaatgaataaataaaatcaaatcaaacatgtaataatataaggaTCTTCTCATTTTACTATAAAATCTGAAGGaaacacaaaaaataaaaaataaaaaaaaagcaaaaatacaaatgaattattatatatatatatatatatatattatttatttatataaccaAATAAtgagaagaaatatataaaataatatacatttttgtatcttaataaagaaaatggaGAAAGTCACAATTTTTTTAAgtgccaaaaaaaaaaaaaaaaaaaaaaaaaaaaaagttaaatgATATGATTTAATCGTAACACCTttcaaaatgaatataaaaaatataagatatattttaaaataatatattatacatacaaatatataatatatatataatatatatatataatatatatatataatatatatatataatatatatatataatatatatatatataatatttatatatgtgtacctgttatttcttattaaggtatatatgtaataatataaaaatttatattataatatatacctGAAGcccattattataattatagctttaccatatttattattattataattttttttttattatttaaaaatgttgAATCACAAAATAAATAGGTAATATACTAAATGTACAGAAAAacgaatttttaaaaatattatatatatcttatatttattatgttaatgcaaatataaaaagtacaatatataataatatagtacGATATATATTCTCTAAGCCATTCCATGTTTCTTAgcaattaaaatataaataaataaataaataaataaataaataaataaataaatatataaatatatatatattaaccaAACAAGTCAATAGTTTTAATTTAccgttttttttaataaaaagttaTTCAATATAACTTTTACAAAATGCTACAAGCATattcaaatgaaaaaaaaaaaattaaaaaaattaaaaaaataaaatatatatatatatatatttaaatgtgtatttatttatatttatatgtatacactctttttataatacaaatatttatttctctatatatatgttatatatccATTATTTAAAAGTACAAAAAACGATTTACACATAAAATGCACATaggtaattatatatgtatatttatatattttatttttttcatattatgtCCATATAAACTTTGGAATGTCGTCATTCGagggattttttttttctaactCCATTTCATATAGAGGTGAGATGCTCCTCAATCTTTCGACCGATTTTACTAAATTTATACACAATTGTTGTACCTCAAAAAAAGTAGTAAATCTATTGAAACCTATTCTAATAGATGTATGTGCTATATCTTCTGAAATTCCTATAGATCTAAGCACATAACTAGGTTCTAATGTACTTGATGTACATGCTGAACCCGAGCTTAGAGCTATTTCATTCAAAGACATTAATAAACTTTCTCCTTcaacaaataaaaaggatatattcatatttccaTAATATCTATTTATTTGACATCCGttaaatacaatataatcTAAATGTTTCGTTAAATAATCTTTtacataattaaaaaagtaTCTAACTTTTTTCTCATCTCTATTCATTTCTAAAGAACATACCTTAGCAGCTTCGCCAAAACCAACAATTAAATGAGTTGGTAATGTTCCTGATCTTAATCCTCTTTCTTGGCCACCTCCATGGATTAAGGCATTTAATCTGATATTtggtttttttctttttatatataaagcaCCTATACCTTTAGGTCCATATAATTTATGTCCAGACATGGACATTAAATCAATATTCATCTTTTGTACATCGATAGGGACTTTTCCAGCAGCTTGTGAAGCATCcgtatgaaataaaatatttttttctttacacAAATTTCCTATATTTTCAATATCTTGTATAACAccaatttcattatttacaaatataaatgatgccATTATAGTATTATCTTTAATActgttttttatatcatctaaTTTTACTAAACCATTTGTATCTGGTTTTAAATAGGTTACTTCAAATCCTTTTGTTTGTAAAAATCGACATGTTTGTAAAATACATTTATGTTCAATTTGAGATGTTATAATATGATTCTTTTGTTTattcaatttattataatatgtacatattccTATCAAAGCAAGATTATTACTTTCAGTTGCCCCTgatgtaaatattatttccttATTGTTTTTAccatttattaaattcaaaAGATTTGTTCGTGCATCCTCGACAGCCTTTTCTGATTCCCATCCAAAAAAATGATTTCTTGAATGAGCATTTCCATATATGTATGTCATATATGGTAGCATCTTATCTAATACTCTTGGGTCAATCATTGTGGTTGCTTGACTGTCTAAATAAAAtctgttcatttttttttttttattttcgttAACTACATCATCAATGTGCTCTTTCCATAGTGGTCCTTCATCATTCAAACTACCAgaattactactattattattatattgagTATTATTACTAGATATATtgttatctttatatttctcttcatttatattaacatTTCCTTCAGAAACATACATATTGTACTTTCCATTCTTTAAATTATTTGTTGACCCATTTTGGCtgttttcttcatattttaatGTACTGTTCAGGAAGTTTTCATGTTTTACCTGACCATGTTCAGAATGTTCCTTCGTGGAACTAAAGTTATTGAGGAATAATTTGTTAATATTACTGATATGTTCATAGGTACGACAATTTACAAAATTATCGAGTGCgttctttttgttttgtaaTTTGagatgttttattatttgaagaaATTTCATTACAAAATTGAAGAAAGAAATTAATAacaacttaaaaaaaataaaataaaataaaataaatgaattaataaaagaatgaataaatgaataaatgaacaaatgaatgaataattaaacgtataaataaataagataCATTAAGATGctgatataaaaataaatctatAAGGTATCAAATTATAAGGGATGAGGTCTTTTAACacaaagaaaataaagagaAAGTTTTATTCCtcttgataatatatatcaacatttttttaatatgaaaataattatatatatagaataatatatatatatataaacaaaacatataatagtaatatattaaattaaaacgttaaatttttttacatattaatatatatatatatatagaatatatttatcatattttaattattattttacggttgataattatttataaaccatcatatttaaaaaaaaaaaaaaaaaaaatacaatttgtaataataatattgtataaatagtaaaatatataatatatatatttaatatataataatattcaatataataaaaagttttTAAAAAGCAAAAATGTAGAGggcatattttaattataaggagaaaggaaatattatacgaattttattatataggaaatattattattcatatataaataaataaacaaataaatacataaataaatatatatatatatatgtatatttttttttttattaagaaaaagaaaaacatataataaatataatataaatgaatactatattatatttgcttatatatataaattggtatatttacaaaatattgtatttttatagGAGTATAATCTTTTGagagaaatatttatatataaataatattataaaatacaaGAAGGCacttcattatatatatatatatatatatatatttaaaaacattataatattattttattatccaaaaagataaattatatttttaatataattatattaatttattttatttcataaatgttttaaaaatttaattgtttttataaaaagtgttaattttttaattaataaaaaaatatatatgaaaggaGAGAGGAAAGCTGTTTTCAAAATTTCTCTTTTTCAAGAcatcaacaaaaaaaaaaaaaaaaaaaaaaaaaaaaaaaaaagtgaaaacaaaagaataaaatgacaaattattttttaattaattaaaagaaaaaaaaaaaaaaaaaaaaaaattttaattattataaggtattaaatataaaaaatgtatttatacatatatatattatatatatatatatatattttatatgtgtatatgctCAAATATATTGTGGACGTGAAAAATGTAGGATATGACAATGACATTAACTGAATTTccaattaatttatatttttgtctgTCTGTTAAAAAATTTGGAAAAACAAATTCATGACATAAACAATTCTTTTGATGACAATTTTGATAagtatgattattatttagatTTGTTACATTTTGATATGTTAATAAGCatgcatttttattttgtacatCACAATAATGTACATTACTAAAATAGGCACATGTATGATTTATATGATCGATATTCCAAAAAACATTTCCATATgtgttttttcctttttcattttgatttatgtttttattatttgttttcattttaaaTCCCATTAATCTAGAAATCTCTGTGGGAGTAAAATATCTTacattttgttcatattttttcatgcaatttttttttctccgtGTTTCATATGTGTCATTATCAGAGTTAGATATTGAATTGCATGTGTAATTAGATGTATGTACATATTCGTTATTCTCTTTTGTTAACACATTTGtttctttgttttttgttttttgttcAGCGCAATTAGAATTCTCCTTTCGattgtaatataatatagaacCCGATCCTTTTATATACCTTCCATAATTAGAAGTAAAGCACATGGCGTAATTTCCTTTTGCGTTCATATGCTTGGTTGGTTCATCAGGAGAAATATTGTTTacgttttctttttttttctgatgatgatgatgataataatttgcCACATGACAACAAGTggttgtttttttattaatgtttattatatcaaaACAATAGGAAGCGTTTTTTTGTAATACTTGATTTTGAACTTGATAATTAtccaaataattattatatatattaatatgattccatatattatttgttatattaaaattattattgacATCTAGATATGTTATTAAATTTGGTGTATAGAATATAACATTTTCACAAgagatattattataattatcaccttggttatttttttgttcatgtatattatttttatgtaaataattcTTGGGTATTAAAGAATTTGTGTATAAATTTAGGTTTTTAtcctttatataatttattcctGATAAATTATTTGCATGTTTaaaatcataatttttttttttacatatacaaTAAAAACGAAGTCGTTCATTGGGTATACCGAATTGTAAAGGGGAAAGTAAATATGTCtgaaaagaataattatttttaatacaatataaaaaatatataaaagaagaagagagttcaaaattttttacattttcaataaatatatactctggtaaatttttaaaatctaCTTTGGTTAGTAAAGTGCATATGTGTATAAAACTTTTTGTTCTTTCATCTTTGtcattgtatatataattgtttagttcatctatatttatattatctacaTTAAATTGATGGTTCTCATCACCATTATGATTACTATAAAAactattgttatcattactaatgttattatttacattttgcTTGTATTCGTTATTCTTGCAGAAAAGGAGATCcaaatttatttctttaaattTTTGATTTTGTCTTGTATATGGCTGACAAGGAttagaaattaataaaatgttgAAATGATGATTGTTTAAAAATTCTggcataatattatttatgtctgtttgtataatataatttttgtttatattaaaaatattattcttttcatcatcatcattatttttttttttatttttttttttttgtgttttttcATGTTCATTATGTGTCGATCCATTGCTTTGTTTATCCATACTATCACATTtccatttaaaaaatttatggaCATCTCTCGTTTGTGTTAACAAAATTGTCGAATCtttaaaattatgaaaataagtTTGGTTAGCTACAGGGTTTAAATCTACtgaaataaaa is a genomic window of Plasmodium falciparum 3D7 genome assembly, chromosome: 7 containing:
- a CDS encoding DNA (cytosine-5)-methyltransferase, with protein sequence MHKIKVLELYCGIGGLHYSLLQAFNNFVHANKITEKKCDTYKDGIHNHMSNNKSIEIHKYHDCTLTCLNDLFCFISVDLNPVANQTYFHNFKDSTILLTQTRDVHKFFKWKCDSMDKQSNGSTHNEHEKTQKKKNKKKNNDDDEKNNIFNINKNYIIQTDINNIMPEFLNNHHFNILLISNPCQPYTRQNQKFKEINLDLLFCKNNEYKQNVNNNISNDNNSFYSNHNGDENHQFNVDNINIDELNNYIYNDKDERTKSFIHICTLLTKVDFKNLPEYIFIENVKNFELSSSFIYFLYCIKNNYSFQTYLLSPLQFGIPNERLRFYCICKKKNYDFKHANNLSGINYIKDKNLNLYTNSLIPKNYLHKNNIHEQKNNQGDNYNNISCENVIFYTPNLITYLDVNNNFNITNNIWNHINIYNNYLDNYQVQNQVLQKNASYCFDIININKKTTTCCHVANYYHHHHQKKKENVNNISPDEPTKHMNAKGNYAMCFTSNYGRYIKGSGSILYYNRKENSNCAEQKTKNKETNVLTKENNEYVHTSNYTCNSISNSDNDTYETRRKKNCMKKYEQNVRYFTPTEISRLMGFKMKTNNKNINQNEKGKNTYGNVFWNIDHINHTCAYFSNVHYCDVQNKNACLLTYQNVTNLNNNHTYQNCHQKNCLCHEFVFPNFLTDRQKYKLIGNSVNVIVISYIFHVHNIFEHIHI
- a CDS encoding cysteine desulfurase, putative, with product MKFLQIIKHLKLQNKKNALDNFVNCRTYEHISNINKLFLNNFSSTKEHSEHGQVKHENFLNSTLKYEENSQNGSTNNLKNGKYNMYVSEGNVNINEEKYKDNNISSNNTQYNNNSSNSGSLNDEGPLWKEHIDDVVNENKKKKMNRFYLDSQATTMIDPRVLDKMLPYMTYIYGNAHSRNHFFGWESEKAVEDARTNLLNLINGKNNKEIIFTSGATESNNLALIGICTYYNKLNKQKNHIITSQIEHKCILQTCRFLQTKGFEVTYLKPDTNGLVKLDDIKNSIKDNTIMASFIFVNNEIGVIQDIENIGNLCKEKNILFHTDASQAAGKVPIDVQKMNIDLMSMSGHKLYGPKGIGALYIKRKKPNIRLNALIHGGGQERGLRSGTLPTHLIVGFGEAAKVCSLEMNRDEKKVRYFFNYVKDYLTKHLDYIVFNGCQINRYYGNMNISFLFVEGESLLMSLNEIALSSGSACTSSTLEPSYVLRSIGISEDIAHTSIRIGFNRFTTFFEVQQLCINLVKSVERLRSISPLYEMELEKKNPSNDDIPKFIWT